In Chitinophaga nivalis, a single genomic region encodes these proteins:
- a CDS encoding ribonuclease Z has protein sequence MFGVTILGNNSAIPTLNRHPTAQVVTCNDQLMLVDCGEGTQLQIALYKIKRSKFRYIFISHLHGDHYFGLIGLLNTLSLMGRSEPLSVYAPPELEQIIRLQLDCSGTVLNFALTFVPLEPGRSGLILEDKDLRVSCFPTQHRISCFGFSFELQKKKRKLLPEQARAYEIPSSYFSRLQDGADYQRKDGTLVKNDWVTLPPCKAKRYVYCADTIYDENLLPWLKDADVIYHETTYLHDLRDRAAERFHSTSVQAASLAAAAHAKRLLIGHFSSKYTDLTPFLEECRPVFPSTDIGEEGVTYII, from the coding sequence ATGTTTGGAGTAACGATATTAGGAAATAACTCGGCCATCCCTACCCTCAACCGGCATCCAACAGCCCAGGTAGTTACCTGCAATGATCAGCTGATGCTGGTAGATTGCGGAGAAGGAACCCAGTTGCAGATAGCGCTGTACAAGATAAAACGCAGCAAATTCAGGTACATCTTCATCAGCCATCTTCACGGAGATCATTACTTTGGGTTAATCGGCCTCCTGAATACCCTCAGCCTGATGGGCCGGAGCGAGCCACTCAGCGTATATGCGCCACCGGAGCTGGAGCAAATCATCCGGTTACAGCTGGACTGTTCCGGCACGGTACTGAATTTTGCCCTCACCTTCGTTCCTCTGGAACCTGGCCGGAGTGGCCTGATCCTGGAAGATAAAGACCTTCGGGTCAGCTGTTTTCCTACCCAGCACCGTATCTCCTGCTTTGGCTTTTCTTTCGAATTGCAGAAAAAGAAACGTAAGCTGCTACCAGAACAGGCACGGGCATACGAAATCCCATCGTCTTACTTCTCCCGGCTGCAGGACGGCGCCGACTATCAACGTAAAGATGGTACTCTTGTCAAAAACGACTGGGTAACACTCCCTCCCTGCAAAGCCAAACGGTATGTTTACTGTGCAGATACGATCTATGATGAAAACCTGTTGCCATGGCTGAAAGATGCGGATGTCATCTATCATGAAACCACTTACCTGCATGATTTGCGCGACCGGGCAGCAGAACGGTTTCACAGCACCAGCGTACAGGCAGCCTCACTGGCCGCTGCCGCCCATGCCAAACGTTTGCTCATCGGCCACTTTTCTTCCAAATACACGGATTTAACACCTTTTCTGGAAGAATGCAGGCCTGTCTTTCCTTCGACAGATATCGGGGAAGAAGGCGTTACCTATATCATCTGA
- a CDS encoding STAS domain-containing protein, translating to MKFKIDTKEKIVVFSLQEAVLDANLSAQLPDMIKSLPELEARNLILDLTLVENIATPGIEAILTVYQFMYDNNYSCVITGVNNKLTLPLRELGGDMLNLAPTMAEAIDLVMMEELERELLNGLE from the coding sequence ATGAAATTCAAAATTGATACCAAAGAAAAAATAGTTGTTTTTAGTCTGCAAGAAGCAGTATTAGATGCTAATTTGTCAGCTCAATTGCCTGATATGATCAAGTCTCTTCCGGAGCTGGAAGCACGCAATCTTATACTGGACCTTACATTGGTTGAAAATATTGCGACGCCGGGCATAGAAGCCATTTTAACAGTCTACCAGTTTATGTATGACAATAATTACTCCTGTGTTATTACTGGTGTTAACAACAAATTAACATTACCCCTCCGGGAGCTTGGTGGTGATATGTTAAACCTGGCTCCTACCATGGCGGAAGCAATAGACCTGGTCATGATGGAAGAGCTCGAAAGGGAACTGTTAAACGGATTGGAGTAA
- a CDS encoding ATP-dependent Clp protease ATP-binding subunit, translated as MDQNFSPQVKEIISFSREEALRLGNDFIGTEHLLLGIIREGEGTAVKILQALNVDLYELRKEVELAVKDKTGKNIANINSLPLTRQAEKVIRVTVLEAKALKSATVETEHLMLSILKNKENVCTQILQQFDVDYDTFKNELGFVKSADPKSEFDDPGEEEFEDERKSYASKAKQTNTKSKTPVLDNFGRDITKLAESGSLDPIVGREQEIERVSQILSRRKKNNPILIGEPGVGKTAIVEGLALRIVQRKVSRVLFDKRVVSLDLAALVAGTKYRGQFEERMKAIMNELEKNRDVILFIDEIHTIVGAGGASGSLDASNIFKPALARGELQCIGASTLDEYRMYIEKDGALDRRFQKVMVEPPSVDETIQILNNIKPRYEEYHNVSYTDAAIDACVKLSDRYMTDRLLPDKAIDVLDEVGARVHLKNINVPQNILDLEKQIEDIKQEKNKVVKSQRFEEAAALRDTEKKLGEDLERAKAMWEEEVKHKRYPIDEEAIAEVVSMMTGIPVKRMVQAETEKLRRMGEDLKGAVVGQDEAISKVTKAIQRNRVGLKDPKKPIGTFIFLGPTGVGKTELAKSLARYMFDSDEALIRIDMSEYMEKFSVSRLIGAPPGYVGYEEGGQLTEKVRRKPYSVILLDEIEKAHPDIYNLLLQVLDDGILTDGLGRKVDFKNTLIIMTSNIGARQLKDFGAGVGFTTNARAVNEEENTKSVIEKALKRTFSPEFLNRIDDVIIFNTLAKEHIYTIIDITMQSVLKRLNNLGFSLELTEEAKGFLADKGYDQQFGARPLHRAIQKYLEDPLAEEILNMNIHDGDVLVADLDKENQKLVFTLKNNSSKSKSEKSSEA; from the coding sequence ATGGACCAGAATTTTTCACCGCAAGTTAAGGAGATCATTTCGTTCAGCAGAGAGGAAGCTTTACGCCTGGGAAATGATTTCATAGGTACAGAACACCTGCTGTTAGGTATTATCCGCGAAGGCGAGGGTACGGCCGTAAAGATTCTGCAGGCTTTGAACGTAGACCTATACGAATTACGCAAAGAAGTAGAACTGGCTGTAAAAGATAAGACTGGCAAGAATATCGCTAATATTAACAGTCTCCCCCTTACACGACAGGCAGAGAAAGTAATACGGGTGACCGTACTCGAAGCCAAAGCACTGAAAAGTGCGACGGTAGAAACGGAACACCTCATGCTCTCTATTTTAAAGAATAAGGAAAACGTTTGTACACAAATCTTACAACAATTTGACGTGGACTACGATACTTTTAAAAACGAACTGGGCTTTGTAAAATCTGCTGACCCTAAATCTGAATTTGACGATCCGGGCGAAGAAGAGTTTGAGGACGAGAGAAAGAGTTACGCATCCAAAGCCAAACAGACAAATACCAAATCCAAGACGCCCGTACTGGATAATTTTGGTAGAGATATCACCAAGCTGGCCGAAAGTGGCAGCTTAGACCCGATTGTTGGTCGCGAACAGGAAATCGAACGCGTGTCGCAGATCCTGTCCCGCCGTAAAAAGAACAATCCGATCCTCATTGGGGAACCCGGCGTGGGTAAAACAGCTATCGTGGAAGGCCTCGCACTGCGCATCGTGCAGCGCAAAGTTTCCCGCGTACTGTTCGACAAACGCGTGGTAAGCCTCGATCTGGCAGCACTCGTAGCCGGTACCAAATACCGGGGCCAGTTTGAAGAAAGGATGAAGGCCATCATGAATGAACTCGAGAAAAACAGAGATGTAATCCTGTTTATCGATGAAATTCATACCATCGTTGGCGCTGGTGGTGCTTCCGGTTCTCTGGACGCCTCCAATATCTTTAAGCCGGCACTGGCAAGAGGCGAACTCCAATGCATTGGTGCTTCCACACTCGATGAGTACCGTATGTACATCGAGAAAGATGGCGCCCTTGATCGTCGCTTCCAGAAAGTAATGGTAGAACCACCTAGTGTGGATGAAACCATCCAGATCCTCAACAACATCAAGCCACGTTATGAAGAATACCATAACGTAAGCTATACTGACGCGGCTATTGATGCCTGCGTGAAACTCAGCGACCGCTATATGACAGACCGTTTGTTGCCAGACAAGGCGATCGACGTACTGGATGAAGTAGGTGCCCGTGTTCACCTGAAAAACATCAATGTTCCGCAGAATATCCTCGATCTGGAAAAACAGATAGAAGATATCAAACAGGAAAAAAATAAAGTGGTGAAGAGCCAACGCTTCGAAGAAGCTGCAGCACTCCGCGATACAGAAAAGAAACTGGGTGAGGACCTGGAACGTGCCAAAGCCATGTGGGAAGAAGAAGTGAAACATAAACGCTACCCGATCGATGAAGAAGCCATCGCGGAAGTAGTGAGTATGATGACCGGTATCCCCGTGAAAAGAATGGTACAGGCCGAAACAGAAAAACTCCGCCGCATGGGTGAAGACCTGAAAGGCGCCGTGGTAGGGCAGGATGAAGCGATCAGCAAAGTAACGAAAGCCATCCAGCGTAACCGCGTAGGGTTGAAAGATCCTAAAAAGCCAATCGGTACCTTTATTTTCCTCGGTCCTACCGGGGTAGGTAAAACAGAGCTGGCCAAATCACTGGCCCGCTATATGTTCGACTCTGACGAGGCGTTGATCCGCATCGATATGAGTGAGTACATGGAGAAATTCTCTGTAAGCCGCCTCATTGGTGCACCTCCGGGATATGTAGGTTATGAAGAAGGTGGTCAGCTGACAGAAAAAGTACGCCGTAAACCTTACTCCGTAATCCTCCTGGATGAAATCGAAAAAGCACATCCAGATATTTATAATCTCCTGCTGCAGGTACTGGATGATGGTATTCTCACCGATGGCCTTGGCCGTAAAGTGGATTTCAAAAATACCCTCATCATCATGACCTCCAATATCGGAGCCCGTCAGTTGAAAGACTTCGGTGCAGGTGTTGGGTTCACGACTAATGCCAGAGCGGTAAATGAAGAAGAGAATACCAAATCAGTGATCGAAAAAGCACTGAAACGTACCTTCTCTCCGGAGTTCCTGAACAGAATCGATGATGTGATCATCTTTAACACACTCGCTAAAGAACACATCTATACCATCATCGATATCACCATGCAAAGTGTACTGAAACGCTTGAATAACCTCGGTTTCAGCCTGGAACTGACAGAAGAAGCCAAAGGCTTCCTGGCAGACAAAGGCTACGATCAGCAGTTCGGCGCCAGACCATTGCACAGGGCCATCCAGAAATACCTGGAAGATCCTTTGGCGGAAGAAATCCTCAACATGAACATTCATGATGGAGACGTACTCGTAGCAGACCTGGATAAAGAAAACCAGAAACTGGTCTTTACCCTGAAAAACAACTCTTCCAAGAGTAAATCAGAAAAATCATCAGAAGCCTGA
- a CDS encoding T9SS type A sorting domain-containing protein, whose product MRRVTAILIILLTGWISAAYAQQGVCIPAGGNVWVPGNAKVGVFSDMINNGNLGSGVNGTLYFLGKKWTNGNGATLPDESADGISGKGGLFIFDAANPLYGNTGRQVVYGGYSLSGKQGAGFPNLELNNAAGLLLDDLSDLKIRNNLHFTSGHIFLNGWNLQVGEKTPGSITGYTDKRFIVTGTEVAGGALYRPGINAAADRVVFPVGTAVNSYSPAAIGLTGGTGTFSVRAYDNVYTYATSGPAYLDSFVNKTWHIRREDGNGGETAVVLQHPDETELPAYAAARDSSYITRFAAGGWDKVDFIPATPLAGNLSTGTASVPATMHIRRFTGFGSDEYFSKTTLMANSRPAMFLAFEAYRIAPSLVQLDWTTSREINNAIFEVERRYEREGSFSKIMTLPTKALNGNSSVPLSYTYQDLNEYDDWTYYRIKAVGRNGKVVYSEIRAVPPFVQIDVFPNPNDGHFKVRVRGVRGNLLMQLRDTWSQVMRQYEIKQDLEVAINDLPAGTYFLVLYHKETLKVAYTCKVVVIK is encoded by the coding sequence ATGAGAAGAGTAACCGCTATATTAATAATATTGCTGACAGGCTGGATCAGCGCTGCCTATGCACAGCAGGGAGTTTGTATTCCTGCAGGCGGCAACGTCTGGGTACCCGGCAATGCCAAAGTAGGCGTGTTCTCCGACATGATCAACAACGGTAATCTGGGCTCAGGTGTCAATGGAACACTCTATTTCCTCGGCAAGAAATGGACTAACGGTAACGGTGCTACGCTGCCGGATGAAAGTGCAGATGGTATCTCCGGTAAAGGGGGCTTGTTTATTTTCGATGCCGCCAATCCGCTGTATGGTAATACCGGTCGCCAGGTAGTCTATGGTGGATATAGCCTTTCCGGCAAACAAGGCGCAGGCTTTCCCAATCTGGAATTAAATAATGCAGCAGGTTTACTGTTGGATGATCTCAGCGACCTGAAAATCAGGAATAACCTGCATTTTACCAGCGGCCATATTTTCCTGAATGGCTGGAACTTACAGGTAGGAGAAAAAACACCGGGTAGTATCACTGGTTATACCGATAAAAGATTTATTGTTACTGGTACCGAAGTGGCTGGTGGAGCACTCTACCGCCCGGGTATCAACGCTGCGGCAGATAGAGTCGTGTTTCCGGTAGGTACAGCAGTGAACAGTTATTCCCCTGCAGCTATTGGCTTAACAGGAGGTACCGGTACCTTCAGCGTACGTGCCTACGATAATGTATATACTTATGCCACCAGTGGTCCGGCTTACCTGGATAGCTTTGTGAATAAAACCTGGCATATTCGCCGGGAAGATGGTAATGGCGGTGAAACAGCAGTGGTGCTGCAACACCCCGATGAAACGGAATTGCCGGCATACGCTGCCGCCCGCGATAGCAGTTATATCACCCGTTTCGCTGCTGGCGGATGGGATAAGGTAGATTTTATACCTGCTACACCGCTGGCTGGTAATTTATCTACAGGTACAGCATCGGTGCCCGCTACCATGCATATACGCCGCTTTACCGGTTTCGGCAGCGACGAATATTTTTCCAAGACTACTTTAATGGCCAACTCCCGGCCAGCCATGTTCCTGGCATTTGAAGCCTACCGCATAGCACCGTCTCTGGTGCAGCTGGACTGGACTACCAGCCGGGAAATCAATAACGCCATATTTGAAGTGGAACGCAGATATGAACGGGAGGGTAGTTTCTCTAAAATCATGACCCTGCCTACCAAAGCATTAAATGGCAATAGCAGTGTGCCTTTGTCTTATACCTACCAGGACCTCAATGAATACGACGACTGGACATACTACCGCATCAAGGCAGTTGGGCGTAACGGGAAGGTCGTATACTCCGAAATCAGGGCAGTGCCACCATTTGTACAGATCGACGTGTTCCCGAATCCGAACGACGGACACTTCAAGGTACGGGTGCGGGGTGTACGCGGCAACCTGTTGATGCAGCTGCGCGATACCTGGAGTCAGGTAATGCGCCAGTATGAGATCAAACAAGACCTGGAAGTGGCTATCAATGACTTGCCTGCCGGTACTTACTTCCTGGTATTGTACCATAAGGAAACGCTCAAGGTAGCCTACACCTGCAAGGTGGTGGTGATAAAGTAA
- the dapA gene encoding 4-hydroxy-tetrahydrodipicolinate synthase, with translation MEQLKGTGVALVTPFKVDESIDWNALERLINYVIDGGVNYVVSLGTTGETPTLSADEKLDLIKFTFEKVSKRVPVVVGIGDYSTRDVVKRLEKCPLDDAAAVLSVAPYYSKPTQEGIFQHYKTIAAASPKPIILYNVPARTGRNMTAATTLRLAHEVENIVAMKEASGDMMQCMQILRDKPADFLVVSGDDGLAMSQLACGMDGVISVAANYFAADFSAMVQAALLNDYPAARILNNKMLEGFDLMFSENNPAGIKAFLHQAGIVENYFRLPVVPATAELYAKIATYLGKYGE, from the coding sequence ATGGAACAACTTAAAGGCACCGGGGTGGCATTAGTTACACCCTTTAAAGTAGATGAAAGCATCGATTGGAATGCTTTGGAAAGGCTGATCAATTATGTGATAGATGGCGGCGTTAATTATGTAGTGTCTCTGGGCACCACTGGTGAAACACCAACGCTGTCTGCAGATGAGAAGCTGGATTTGATAAAGTTTACTTTCGAAAAGGTGTCGAAGCGGGTGCCTGTAGTAGTGGGTATTGGCGATTATAGTACCAGAGATGTGGTAAAAAGACTGGAAAAATGTCCGCTGGATGATGCAGCCGCTGTACTCAGCGTGGCGCCATATTACAGCAAGCCTACCCAGGAAGGTATCTTTCAGCATTATAAAACAATTGCGGCGGCTTCTCCCAAACCTATTATTCTCTACAATGTTCCTGCCCGCACCGGCCGTAACATGACAGCTGCTACTACTTTGCGGCTGGCGCATGAAGTAGAAAATATTGTGGCCATGAAGGAAGCTTCCGGCGATATGATGCAGTGTATGCAGATTCTGCGGGATAAGCCTGCAGATTTTCTGGTGGTAAGCGGCGACGATGGATTGGCGATGTCTCAGCTGGCGTGCGGTATGGACGGCGTAATTTCCGTAGCTGCCAACTATTTTGCGGCTGATTTCTCCGCGATGGTACAGGCCGCGCTGCTGAATGATTATCCGGCTGCACGTATCCTGAATAACAAAATGCTGGAAGGATTTGACCTGATGTTCTCCGAAAATAACCCGGCAGGCATCAAGGCATTTTTACACCAGGCAGGTATTGTAGAAAATTATTTCCGTTTACCGGTAGTACCGGCTACAGCAGAGTTGTATGCGAAAATTGCAACTTATCTGGGAAAATACGGAGAATAA
- the cmk gene encoding (d)CMP kinase produces MKKIIITIDGYSSCGKSTLAKQLARKLDYTYIDSGAMYRAITLYFIQNRIDWVSPEAVVKALADIHLDFVMNVMSGVCEMHLNDENVEHLIREMVIAEKVSEVAAIKEVREFAVAQQKQMGARKGIVMDGRDIGTVVFPHAELKIFMTADIDIRVERRFKELYAKNRNITIEEVKQNLELRDYIDANREISPLRKADDAIILDNSQLSLNDQLELVMQWVEDATMAHTS; encoded by the coding sequence TTGAAAAAAATTATCATCACGATCGATGGCTACTCTTCATGTGGCAAAAGCACTTTGGCTAAACAATTGGCCAGAAAGCTGGATTATACCTACATTGATAGTGGTGCCATGTATCGGGCGATAACCCTCTACTTTATTCAAAACCGTATCGACTGGGTTTCCCCCGAAGCGGTGGTAAAAGCGCTGGCAGATATACACCTCGATTTTGTGATGAATGTAATGAGTGGGGTATGTGAGATGCACCTGAATGATGAAAATGTAGAGCACCTGATCCGGGAAATGGTGATAGCAGAAAAAGTGAGTGAAGTAGCTGCCATCAAAGAAGTACGTGAGTTTGCCGTAGCACAGCAGAAACAAATGGGCGCCCGCAAAGGCATTGTCATGGATGGCCGCGATATCGGTACCGTTGTATTCCCGCATGCCGAATTGAAGATTTTTATGACAGCCGATATTGATATCCGGGTAGAACGCCGGTTTAAGGAGCTGTACGCAAAGAACAGGAATATTACAATAGAAGAAGTAAAACAAAATCTGGAATTACGGGACTATATAGATGCCAACCGGGAAATAAGTCCACTGCGGAAAGCAGATGATGCTATTATTCTGGATAACAGCCAGTTAAGCCTGAACGACCAGCTGGAACTGGTCATGCAATGGGTGGAAGATGCGACCATGGCGCATACCTCATAA